From the genome of Blautia hydrogenotrophica DSM 10507:
GAGGGGAATCAGTATCGTGCTGGTCTCCCATAGCATGGAGGACATTGCAAAGTACGTGGAGAGAATTATCGTGATGGACAGGGGAAAAGTAGCTTTTGACGATGTTCCGAAAGAAGTGTTTGCTCACTACAGAGAGCTGGAACAGATGGGACTGGCGGCCCCGCAGATCACTTATATCATGCATGCTCTGAGAGAGAAGGGGATGGATGTGGATGTGACTGCCACGACGGTGGAGGAGGCGAAGATCAGTATCTTAAAGGCAGTTCACCGTTCTGAGAAAGGGCAGAAATTGAGTAACTAAGAGAGACAGGAAGGAAGACAAATGATTAGAGATATTACACTGGGCCAGTACTATCCAGCAAATTCTGTACTGCATAGATTGGACCCTCGTGTCAAATTCGTCGGTACTTTGCTGTTTATCATCTCCGTGTTTGTGTTTCATACATTTCCGGGGTATGCGGTGGCGACGATATTTCTGGCGGCGATGATTGGAATCTCGAAGGTTCCCGTGAAATTTATGTTCAAGGGACTGAAAGCGATTTTTATCATTCTGCTGATTACGGTTCTTTTTAATATGATGCTGACACCAGGAGAAGTCCTGTGGAAACTGGGCTTTTTTAAGGTTACCAGGGAGGGGCTTATCATGGCGGGGAAGATGGCTATCCGGTTAACATATCTGGTGATCGGTTCGTCCATCATGACGCTGACGACGACCCCGAACCAGCTCACCGATGGGTTGGAGAGTCTATTAGGGCCTCTGAAGAAAATCAAGGTTCCAGTTCATGAGATTGCGATGATGATGTCTATCGCTCTGCGCTTTATACCGATTCTCTTAGAAGAGACGGATAAGATTATGAAGGCGCAGATTGCCAGAGGGGCGGATTTCGAGAGTGGAAATATCATTCAGAAGGCGAAAAGCATGGTTCCGCTTCTGGTACCGCTGTTCATCTCGGCTTTTCGTCGGGCCAATGATTTAGCGATGGCGATGGAGGCCAGATGTTACAACGGAGGGGAAGGGCGGACACAGATGAAACCTCTGAGGTATCACAGTAGAGATTATATTGCTTATTTGATTGTGTTTTTATACCTGGGAGTCGCCTTTGTCTTTCGGGTGGTGGGAATATAGAAGATGAAGAGAGTAGGATTGATTGTCGCGTATGACGGGACAAATTATTGTGGATGGCAGGTTCAGCCCAATGGTATTACGATACAAGGCGAGCTGAACCGATGTCTGAGTGAACTTTTAGGAGAAGAGATTGAGACGATCGGAGCCAGCCGTACAGATGCCGGTGTGCATGCGATGGGAAATGTGGCAGTCTTTGACACTGAGACTAGGATGCCTGGAGAAAAAATTTCATACGCGTTGAATCAGAGGCTGCCGGAGGATATTCGGATTCAGCTCTCAGAGGAGATGCCCATGGATTTCCATCCCAGGTATTGTGACAGTGTGAAGACATATGAATACCGAATTCTAAATAGACGATTTCAAATTCCCACCGAGCGGTTGTACTCTTATTTCTATCATTACAAACTGGACGAGAAGAAGATGCGTGAGGCTACCTCCTATCTGATTGGCCGCCATGATTTTGCCAGCTTCTGTGGCGCAGGAGCTCAGGTAAAAAGTACGGTGCGCACGATTCGTTCCGTTGAAGTGGAGAGGTTCGGGGATATGGTGACGATTCGAATCAGCGGAGAGGGATTTCTCTATAATATGGTTCGAATCATCGCGGGAACCCTGATTGAGATTGGAAATGGTCAGTATCCCCCTGAGCGGATGCAGGAGATTTTAGACGCCCGGGATCGGGAGTGGGCGGGACCGACTGCCCCGGCGAAGGGATTGACTTTACTGGGAATCCAATATGAATAGCTGTTGCTGTTCACTGATTTGTAAAAATTTGTGACTATTTAGCCATGTAAGTTCAGAGTCTCAGTTGCCGTTGCTTTTCTGCCGCGTACGCGTCGGAATCTCCGCTCATGGCTAAGCGTCATATGCCTAGTAAAATAAAAACTCCTCCACAAGCTTGCTTGCTCCGGATTTTTGTTTTTCAGGCGTATGGCTGAATAGTTGCGAAAATATAGAAAGATTTGTAAAAAACGATTGACATGGAAATGTGATTATAATATAATTACTCAATGTGACGTAGTGCGAGAATATCCGAGCCAAAAGCCCCGGCGACGATATTTTTGATAGCAGTTTCGGACATTTTCTGCTGATCGCCATACGTTCTTGATGCTTAAATTATAGAGGGAGAGACATCGGCTCTATCCTTTAGAATCAATCTTGAATACAGAGAAAACCAGGAGGGAAAACCATGAAGAGCTATATGGCTAATCCAGATAAAATCGAGAGAAAATGGTATGTTGTGGATGCTACTGATTGCACCTTAGGTCGTCTGGCCTCTGAGGTAGCAAAAGTTTTGAGAGGAAAAAATAAACCGGAATTCACTCCTCACGTAGATACCGGTGATTATGTAATCATTGTAAACGCTGAGAAGATCAAAGTAACCGGTAAGAAATTAGATCAGAAAATCTACTATCATCACTCAGAATATGTAGGCGGAATGAAAGAGACTACATTGAAAGAAATGTTAGCAAAGAAGCCTGAGAAAGTTCTTGAGTTGGCAGTAAAAGGCATGCTTCCAAAGGGACCTTTGGGAAGAGCTATGCACAAGAAACTTTTCGTATACGCTGGACCAGAGCACAAACATGAAGCTCAGAAACCAGAAGTATTAACATTTTAGTGAGGAGGTAGAGTAAATTGGCTAGCGCAAAATTCTACGGAACAGGAAGAAGAAAAAAATCAATCGCAAGAGTTTATCTGGTACCTGGTACTGGTAAAATTACAATCAATAAAAGAGATATCGACGAGTATTTCGGGTTGGAGACCTTGAAAGTGGTTGTTCGTCAGCCACTGGTTGCTACCGAGACAGAAGGAAAATTCGATGTGTTGGTAAATGTGCATGGCGGCGGATTCACCGGACAGGCCGGCGCAATTAGACACGGCGTTGCAAGAGCGCTTCTGCAGGCAGACAATGAGTACAGACCGGTTCTGAAATCCGCTGGATTCCTGACCAGAGATCCACGTATGAAAGAGCGTAAGAAATACGGTCTCAAAGCAGCACGTCGTGCTCCACAGTTCTCTAAGAGATAAGCAGACGAAATATCAAATATGTGTTTCAATCCCCAGAACCTATGTGTTCTGGGGATTTTTTTGTTTACTAGGAAATTCTGCTGGATTTCCTAATAAATAAAAAGCCCTGGGGTAAGAGGCGCATGCCGCAATAAGAGATATGACCGTATATTTCCAATTTTCAAAGCTGTTTTTTGTTGAAAAGCCGAATAGCAATCAGCAATCCCAAAATGGATAAAACAACGGAAATGAAAGCGGGTATTATAAATTCCGCCGGAATGATTTTGCCGGAAATCAGACCTACATTTTTTGAGGTTAAAATGAACGGATTGAATTTCGCAATCGGTTCTATCATTCCAAATAAGGATATCAGGGCTACAATACCGCCCGTAAAGAGTATGCTTGTGAACATCTGCTTGAATATCACGCATCCAGTCATCAGAATACTCAAATACAGAAAGCCTATGATCCAGAGCAGAAATGCGGCGAAAGTGACGTTTGAAAGGCATATATCCTTCCACAAAAGAGCTGTGTAGACATATGCTGCGGCGTAAGCAATCCAATAGCTGACGGTCATAAGCGCGGCGGCTACCGTATATTTTGCAAGAATAACGGCTCTGCGGGATAGGCCCTTTGTCACCATTAAGACTAACGTTCCTTTGGAATATTCACTTGACAGGCAGTTTCCAAACAGAATGATGAATGCGCTGAAACCAACGCCGGAAATGTTTTTGTAAAATTGTTTCCATGCATCCAAAGGTACCGGTTCGGAAGTCATCTCCATATCTGCGGCTAACGCTGACAAAATTTCAGGTGTAAACTTAGCAAGAAACGCGCTCATAATGCCGAAGACCAAAAAGATTGCAAATAGAATAAGAAAACGATAGTTTTTCATATTTTCCGTAAATTCTTTTTTTACAAAAGCCAAATATCCGCTCATTTTACTACCTCCAAAAACAGACTTTCAAGAGACGGCTCCATAAGTTCTATTTTTATAGGGCAAATTCCTGTTAATGCAAGTACGGAAAATAGGCAATTTTGCACGTTTTCCATATCGCGGCTGTGCAGAATGAGTTCCCTGTTGTTTTCCTCAGAGTGGAGCAGTAATGGTTCTATGGGTTTTTGCTTTTTGAAAAGCTGTAAATCTTTATCTGTAGAGAACTCCAAAAGCAAGCTGTCATGTCCACGTAAAGCCTTCATTTCTGCAAGCGTCCCGCTGACAGCAATTTTCCCCTCGTTCAAAAAGGCAGCATGGTCGCAGATACGCTCTACATCAGAAAGAATGTGAGTGGAAAATAATACAGTAGTCGTTCCGCTGATTTTATAGAGAATATCCAAAATCTCTTTTCTGCCTACGGGGTCAAGCGCACTGGTCGGTTCGTCACAAATCAGTAATTTTGGCTGTGTAAGCAATGCCTGTGCAATTCCCAGCCGCTGCTTCATGCCGCGTGAAAAACCGCCGATTTGTTTTGCAGCGCCGTTTAATCCAACAAGA
Proteins encoded in this window:
- the truA gene encoding tRNA pseudouridine(38-40) synthase TruA; its protein translation is MKRVGLIVAYDGTNYCGWQVQPNGITIQGELNRCLSELLGEEIETIGASRTDAGVHAMGNVAVFDTETRMPGEKISYALNQRLPEDIRIQLSEEMPMDFHPRYCDSVKTYEYRILNRRFQIPTERLYSYFYHYKLDEKKMREATSYLIGRHDFASFCGAGAQVKSTVRTIRSVEVERFGDMVTIRISGEGFLYNMVRIIAGTLIEIGNGQYPPERMQEILDARDREWAGPTAPAKGLTLLGIQYE
- a CDS encoding ABC transporter ATP-binding protein, translated to MNVLTVQNLSKCFGKQKIIENLNMSVPEGSVFGFIGKNGAGKTTTMKMVLGLLQPDSGKIHVCNEPVFFGQTKTNQYIGYLPDVPEFYNYMTPTQYLKLCGEVIGLSKSCIFQRSQELLSLVGLNGAAKQIGGFSRGMKQRLGIAQALLTQPKLLICDEPTSALDPVGRKEILDILYKISGTTTVLFSTHILSDVERICDHAAFLNEGKIAVSGTLAEMKALRGHDSLLLEFSTDKDLQLFKKQKPIEPLLLHSEENNRELILHSRDMENVQNCLFSVLALTGICPIKIELMEPSLESLFLEVVK
- the rplM gene encoding 50S ribosomal protein L13, with amino-acid sequence MKSYMANPDKIERKWYVVDATDCTLGRLASEVAKVLRGKNKPEFTPHVDTGDYVIIVNAEKIKVTGKKLDQKIYYHHSEYVGGMKETTLKEMLAKKPEKVLELAVKGMLPKGPLGRAMHKKLFVYAGPEHKHEAQKPEVLTF
- a CDS encoding ABC transporter permease; this translates as MSGYLAFVKKEFTENMKNYRFLILFAIFLVFGIMSAFLAKFTPEILSALAADMEMTSEPVPLDAWKQFYKNISGVGFSAFIILFGNCLSSEYSKGTLVLMVTKGLSRRAVILAKYTVAAALMTVSYWIAYAAAYVYTALLWKDICLSNVTFAAFLLWIIGFLYLSILMTGCVIFKQMFTSILFTGGIVALISLFGMIEPIAKFNPFILTSKNVGLISGKIIPAEFIIPAFISVVLSILGLLIAIRLFNKKQL
- the rpsI gene encoding 30S ribosomal protein S9 codes for the protein MASAKFYGTGRRKKSIARVYLVPGTGKITINKRDIDEYFGLETLKVVVRQPLVATETEGKFDVLVNVHGGGFTGQAGAIRHGVARALLQADNEYRPVLKSAGFLTRDPRMKERKKYGLKAARRAPQFSKR
- a CDS encoding energy-coupling factor transporter transmembrane component T family protein, whose product is MIRDITLGQYYPANSVLHRLDPRVKFVGTLLFIISVFVFHTFPGYAVATIFLAAMIGISKVPVKFMFKGLKAIFIILLITVLFNMMLTPGEVLWKLGFFKVTREGLIMAGKMAIRLTYLVIGSSIMTLTTTPNQLTDGLESLLGPLKKIKVPVHEIAMMMSIALRFIPILLEETDKIMKAQIARGADFESGNIIQKAKSMVPLLVPLFISAFRRANDLAMAMEARCYNGGEGRTQMKPLRYHSRDYIAYLIVFLYLGVAFVFRVVGI